In Pseudomonas fluorescens, one genomic interval encodes:
- the cobC gene encoding alpha-ribazole phosphatase family protein, whose protein sequence is MTLRLDLLRHGETELGGGLRGSLDDALTGKGWAQMRAAVVAGGPWDRLISSPLQRCARFAAELGEQLNLPVQLETDLQELHFGAWEGQSAAALMETDAEALGLFWADPYAFTPPQGEPVSEFAARVLGAVARLHQAYAGERVLLISHGGVMRLLLAKARGLPREQLLNVEVAHASLFSLTVEADGSLKEGH, encoded by the coding sequence ATGACCTTGCGTCTGGACCTGCTGCGCCACGGTGAGACTGAACTGGGCGGCGGTTTGCGCGGCAGTCTCGATGATGCGCTCACCGGAAAAGGCTGGGCGCAGATGCGTGCCGCGGTGGTCGCGGGCGGGCCGTGGGATCGGCTGATCAGTTCGCCGCTGCAGCGTTGTGCACGGTTTGCCGCAGAGCTGGGCGAGCAACTGAATTTGCCGGTGCAGTTGGAAACGGATCTGCAGGAACTGCACTTCGGTGCCTGGGAAGGCCAGAGCGCAGCGGCGTTGATGGAGACTGATGCCGAAGCGCTGGGGCTGTTCTGGGCTGATCCCTATGCCTTCACCCCGCCGCAAGGCGAGCCGGTCAGCGAGTTTGCGGCTCGTGTGCTGGGTGCGGTTGCGCGGTTGCATCAGGCCTATGCCGGTGAACGCGTTTTGTTGATCAGTCATGGCGGCGTGATGCGTCTGTTGCTGGCGAAGGCGCGAGGTTTGCCGCGAGAACAGTTGCTCAATGTCGAAGTCGCGCATGCTTCATTGTTTTCCCTGACCGTTGAAGCCGATGGTTCGCTCAAGGAAGGTCACTGA
- a CDS encoding adenosylcobinamide-GDP ribazoletransferase: MLPLWIALQFLSSLPIRLPGMPEPQQLGRSLLFYPLVGLLFGGILWAFNLALAGAPLLLHAALLLTVWVLLSGALHLDGLADSADAWLGGFGDRERTLTIMKDPRSGPIAVVTLVLVLLLKFCALLALIEQGDAVMLIIVPLLGRAALLGLFLTTPYVRAGGLGQALADHLPRRAGWWVLGASALACLLIAGVKAIVALVVAFVGFVWLRRVMVRRLGGTTGDTAGALLELLEMVVLVGVVLV; the protein is encoded by the coding sequence ATGCTGCCACTGTGGATCGCCCTGCAATTTCTCAGCAGTTTGCCGATTCGTCTGCCGGGTATGCCGGAGCCGCAACAGCTTGGGCGTTCGCTGTTGTTTTATCCGCTGGTGGGGTTGCTGTTCGGAGGGATCCTCTGGGCATTCAACCTGGCGTTGGCCGGCGCGCCGTTGTTGCTGCATGCGGCACTGTTGCTGACGGTGTGGGTGCTGCTCAGCGGCGCGCTGCACCTCGACGGACTGGCCGACAGCGCCGATGCCTGGCTTGGCGGTTTCGGTGATCGCGAGCGCACGCTGACGATCATGAAGGATCCGCGCAGCGGGCCGATTGCCGTGGTGACGCTGGTGTTGGTGTTGCTGCTGAAGTTCTGCGCGTTGCTGGCGCTGATCGAGCAGGGGGATGCGGTGATGTTGATCATCGTGCCGTTGCTGGGGCGGGCGGCGCTGCTGGGGCTGTTTCTGACCACGCCGTATGTGCGCGCGGGTGGGTTGGGGCAGGCGTTGGCTGATCATTTGCCGCGTAGAGCTGGTTGGTGGGTGCTCGGGGCGAGTGCGCTGGCGTGTTTGCTGATTGCCGGGGTGAAAGCGATTGTTGCGCTGGTTGTCGCGTTCGTCGGGTTTGTCTGGCTGCGGCGGGTGATGGTGCGGCGGTTGGGCGGAACCACCGGCGATACGGCGGGGGCGTTGCTGGAATTGCTGGAGATGGTGGTGTTGGTTGGGGTGGTGTTGGTCTGA
- a CDS encoding MarR family winged helix-turn-helix transcriptional regulator yields the protein MLPSQCLCTNLRRAARGVSRHYDGALDGFGINVAQYSLLCNLQRLDQPSISELAEAMGLDRSTLGRNLRVLEGEGLVALAEGEDMRNRIVRLTETGAQRLAAALPAWEAAQQRLIDRLGAEKRETLLRLLDELA from the coding sequence ATGCTTCCTTCTCAGTGTTTGTGCACCAACCTGCGTCGCGCCGCTCGTGGCGTCAGCAGGCATTACGACGGCGCTCTCGACGGCTTCGGGATCAACGTTGCCCAGTATTCTTTGCTGTGCAACCTGCAGCGTCTGGATCAACCGAGCATCTCGGAACTGGCCGAAGCCATGGGTCTGGATCGCAGCACCCTGGGGCGCAACCTGCGGGTGCTCGAAGGCGAGGGCCTGGTGGCGCTGGCCGAGGGCGAGGACATGCGCAATCGCATCGTCCGGCTCACCGAAACCGGTGCACAACGCCTCGCGGCGGCGCTGCCGGCCTGGGAAGCGGCGCAACAGCGATTGATCGATCGTCTGGGCGCCGAGAAGCGTGAAACCTTGCTGCGACTGTTGGATGAACTGGCCTGA
- a CDS encoding MFS transporter, whose product MTSMWRTCGWVLLGSALILALSLGVRHGFGLFLSPMSAQFGWGREVFAFAIALQNLIWGLAQPFTGALADRFGAAKVVLVGGVLYAGGLVCMGLSDSALTLSLSAGLLIGIGLSGTSFSVILGVVGRAVPPEKRSMGMGIASAAGSFGQFAMLPGTLGLIGWLGWSAALLVLGLLVAMIVPLVSMLKDKPLPVFGHEQTLSEALREACSHSGFWLLAFGFFVCGFQVVFIGVHLPAYLVDQHLPATVGTTVLALIGLFNIFGTYTAGWLGGRMSKPRLLTALYLLRAVVIVLFLWLPVTTTSAYLFGMAMGFLWLSTVPLTNGTVATLFGVRNLSMLGGIVFLFHQLGSFLGGWLGGVVYDRTGSYDLIWQVAILLSLLAAALNWPVRERPVARLQPAVGAV is encoded by the coding sequence ATGACATCGATGTGGCGTACGTGCGGTTGGGTGTTGCTGGGAAGTGCGCTGATTCTGGCGTTGTCATTGGGCGTGCGGCACGGCTTCGGTCTGTTCCTGTCGCCGATGAGTGCGCAGTTCGGCTGGGGGCGCGAAGTGTTTGCCTTCGCCATCGCCTTGCAGAACCTGATCTGGGGTCTGGCGCAGCCGTTCACTGGCGCCCTGGCTGACCGTTTCGGTGCGGCGAAAGTGGTGCTGGTCGGCGGCGTGCTGTATGCCGGGGGCCTGGTGTGCATGGGGCTGTCCGATTCGGCGCTGACCCTGTCGCTGAGTGCCGGTCTGTTGATCGGTATCGGTCTGTCCGGTACGTCGTTCTCGGTGATTCTCGGTGTGGTTGGCCGTGCCGTACCGCCGGAAAAACGCAGCATGGGCATGGGGATCGCCAGCGCCGCTGGCTCATTCGGTCAGTTTGCGATGTTGCCGGGCACGCTGGGTTTGATCGGCTGGCTCGGCTGGTCGGCGGCGCTGTTGGTACTCGGTTTGCTGGTGGCGATGATTGTGCCGTTGGTGAGCATGCTCAAGGACAAGCCGCTGCCGGTGTTCGGTCATGAGCAGACCCTGTCTGAAGCGCTGCGCGAAGCCTGCTCGCATTCGGGTTTCTGGTTGTTGGCGTTCGGCTTTTTCGTCTGCGGTTTTCAGGTGGTATTCATTGGCGTGCATTTGCCGGCCTATCTGGTTGATCAGCATCTGCCGGCAACCGTCGGCACCACAGTGCTGGCGCTGATCGGGCTGTTCAATATCTTCGGTACTTACACCGCCGGCTGGCTCGGCGGGCGCATGTCCAAGCCGCGTCTGCTGACGGCGTTGTATCTGCTGCGTGCGGTGGTGATCGTGCTGTTTCTGTGGCTGCCGGTGACGACGACCTCGGCGTACCTGTTCGGCATGGCCATGGGCTTCCTCTGGCTGTCGACGGTGCCGTTGACCAACGGCACGGTGGCGACCTTGTTTGGCGTGCGTAACCTGTCCATGCTCGGCGGTATCGTGTTCCTCTTTCATCAACTCGGCTCGTTCCTCGGCGGCTGGCTGGGTGGGGTGGTGTATGACCGTACCGGGAGTTATGACTTGATCTGGCAAGTGGCGATTCTCTTGAGCCTGCTGGCGGCTGCGCTGAACTGGCCGGTGCGCGAGCGTCCGGTGGCGCGTCTGCAACCGGCTGTCGGCGCCGTATGA
- a CDS encoding glutathione peroxidase: MFMRWCAVPALLMALTGLAQAADCPEALQGSLPKLRAKESVDLCQRYAGKPLVVVNTASFCGFAPQFEGLEALNQHYKAQGLEMLGVPSNDFKQESKDSAETAKVCYANYGVTFTMTEPQKVRGDDATHLFKVLAEQSSAPKWNFYKYVIDRQGKVIANFSSLTKPDDPEFIAAVEKAIASKPLN, encoded by the coding sequence ATGTTCATGCGCTGGTGTGCTGTACCCGCGTTGCTGATGGCGTTGACCGGACTGGCCCAGGCCGCTGACTGTCCGGAGGCGCTGCAAGGTTCGTTGCCCAAGTTGCGCGCCAAGGAATCCGTCGATCTGTGCCAGCGCTACGCCGGCAAGCCGCTGGTGGTGGTCAATACCGCCAGTTTCTGTGGCTTCGCCCCACAGTTCGAGGGCCTCGAAGCGCTCAATCAGCACTACAAGGCGCAAGGCCTGGAAATGCTCGGCGTACCGTCCAATGACTTCAAGCAGGAGTCCAAGGACAGCGCCGAAACCGCCAAGGTCTGCTACGCCAATTACGGCGTGACCTTCACCATGACCGAGCCGCAGAAAGTCCGTGGCGACGATGCTACTCACCTGTTCAAGGTGCTGGCCGAGCAGAGCAGCGCGCCGAAGTGGAATTTCTACAAGTACGTGATCGACCGGCAAGGCAAGGTGATTGCCAATTTCTCCAGCCTGACCAAACCGGATGATCCAGAGTTTATTGCGGCAGTTGAAAAGGCCATCGCCTCCAAACCTCTCAACTGA